A stretch of DNA from bacterium:
AACACCGCGACCTTGTCGGACCACGTTGTAAAGCTCCCCCTCATAATACCCCACGCCCGAGCTCATCTCGGTTTGCATCGATTTCATTGGGAGGATTTCCGGCTTTCTGGGGATCGTAAACCGGCCTGTCCATTGGGCGTGTCCGCAAAGTGCCGTCAATCTGCTGCTCAATTCTCTCGCGAGCGATTTGAACATATTGGGGCATTATTTCCGCCCCAGCACCCCTGCGACCGTGCCGAATGGCGGCGATTATGGTAGTTCCAGTCCCCAAAAAAGGATCAAGCACCCAATCGTCGTGATTGGTCATGGACAGAACGAGTCGCTCGATCAGTTCAACGGGGAACTGGCACGGATGCTCGGTTTTCTCCACGTGGTTGCTCTTGACATTGGGTATGACCCATAGGTCGGTGGGGTTTTTGCCCTTCGGATTACCGGACAGCTGCCCAGCGTGAGGGCCCTTGAAATGCTTTTTGCCCGGATACTTCTGTGGGACCCGGACAGGGTCCAGATTGAACGTGTAATGGTCCGACTTTGTGAACCACACTATCGTCTCGTATCGACCCGAGAAGCGCTTGCTGCAGTGAAGCCCATGACCGAAATGCCAGACAATCCGATTGCGCATCTTCAATCCTAGCTTGCTGAAAACAGGGTATAGAACAGTGTCAAGTGGGATAATTGATCCATTATCCACGTAATTACCTACCTGCCAGCAAATGCTGCCTTGGGGCGACAACGTGCGGACGCATTCCTCAATAACTACTGCCTGTTGCTTGAGATAGGCCTCGAGATTTAGCCTTTTTTCATACTCTTTGCCGATGTTATATGGCGGGGAAGTGACTATGAGTTGCATGGCCTCATCCGGGACTTGCTTCAGCAGTTCCATGCAGTCTGCGTGGCAAAGCACAATGCGCTCTGACAGGTCAAATCTGTCAGATATGCTGGCACGATCGAACACGTTTGACACTGAAGTCACTAACCCTCCCCTCAAACACCAGCCACGCATTGACCAACCGATGGCTTAGCTAAGAATAGGCCACTACGATGTAACAAGTCAAACCACTCATCGCTTTCATCGCATGCGCTTTCTCACCAGCAAAACACAATGCCGCGGCCGATTCTAATGGCCTGTCCAAAC
This window harbors:
- a CDS encoding site-specific DNA-methyltransferase; amino-acid sequence: MSNVFDRASISDRFDLSERIVLCHADCMELLKQVPDEAMQLIVTSPPYNIGKEYEKRLNLEAYLKQQAVVIEECVRTLSPQGSICWQVGNYVDNGSIIPLDTVLYPVFSKLGLKMRNRIVWHFGHGLHCSKRFSGRYETIVWFTKSDHYTFNLDPVRVPQKYPGKKHFKGPHAGQLSGNPKGKNPTDLWVIPNVKSNHVEKTEHPCQFPVELIERLVLSMTNHDDWVLDPFLGTGTTIIAAIRHGRRGAGAEIMPQYVQIARERIEQQIDGTLRTRPMDRPVYDPQKAGNPPNEIDANRDELGRGVL